One Parvularculales bacterium DNA window includes the following coding sequences:
- a CDS encoding argininosuccinate synthase, translated as MSKNEPIKKVVLAYSGGLDTSVILKWLHETYRCEVVAFTADLGQGEELRPAREKAKALGAKDIFVEDLQDIFVRDYVFPMFRANALYEGSYLLGTAIARPLIAQRQIEIAVETGADAVCHGATGKGNDQVRFELGYYACNPDIRIISPWREWSLTSRARLIAFAEQHQIPIAKDKRGEAPFSTDANILHTSSEGKALENPAEECPAYVYQRTVSPEDAPDKPAIIEIDFERGDPVAVDGVTLGPAALLTCLNELGGRHGIGRLDIVENRFVGMKSRGIYETPGGTVLLAAHRGVESLTLDGGAMHLKDELMPRYAELIYNGLWFAPEREMLQAAIDYASEMVTGRVRVKLYKGSVSVVGRTSPNSLYAEDYATFEEDSVYDQKDAEGFIKLNALRLRLLAARRRKTP; from the coding sequence ATGAGTAAAAACGAGCCGATAAAAAAAGTCGTTCTGGCCTATTCCGGAGGGTTAGATACGTCGGTCATTTTGAAGTGGCTCCATGAGACGTATAGGTGCGAGGTAGTAGCATTCACGGCTGATTTGGGGCAAGGAGAAGAGCTCAGGCCTGCCCGCGAGAAAGCCAAAGCCTTAGGGGCCAAAGATATTTTTGTGGAGGATTTACAAGATATCTTTGTGCGCGATTATGTGTTTCCCATGTTTCGGGCCAATGCTCTTTATGAGGGGTCGTATTTGTTGGGAACAGCTATTGCCAGGCCTCTTATTGCGCAGCGTCAGATAGAGATTGCAGTTGAAACCGGCGCAGATGCCGTATGCCATGGCGCTACCGGCAAGGGGAACGACCAAGTGCGGTTTGAGTTGGGCTATTATGCTTGCAATCCGGATATTCGCATTATTTCGCCATGGCGGGAGTGGTCTTTGACCTCCCGTGCGCGGCTTATTGCCTTTGCCGAGCAGCATCAGATTCCTATTGCAAAAGATAAACGTGGCGAAGCGCCGTTTTCCACAGATGCCAATATACTGCATACGTCAAGTGAAGGTAAGGCATTGGAAAATCCGGCAGAGGAATGTCCGGCGTATGTTTATCAGCGCACGGTATCACCGGAAGACGCCCCCGATAAGCCCGCAATAATTGAAATTGACTTTGAGAGAGGAGACCCGGTGGCGGTAGATGGTGTCACCCTTGGACCGGCAGCTCTATTGACGTGCCTTAACGAGTTGGGGGGGAGGCATGGTATTGGACGGTTGGATATTGTAGAGAACCGTTTTGTAGGCATGAAATCGCGGGGTATTTATGAAACGCCGGGGGGAACGGTGCTGCTGGCGGCTCATCGTGGGGTGGAATCCCTCACGTTAGACGGTGGTGCTATGCATTTGAAAGACGAACTCATGCCGCGCTATGCGGAGCTGATTTATAATGGTCTCTGGTTTGCACCGGAGCGTGAGATGTTGCAAGCAGCCATAGATTATGCCTCTGAAATGGTAACGGGACGTGTTCGGGTTAAACTCTACAAAGGGTCAGTTTCTGTTGTTGGGCGGACATCGCCAAACTCGCTTTATGCTGAAGATTATGCCACCTTTGAGGAAGATAGTGTTTATGACCAGAAAGATGCAGAAGGGTTTATCAAACTCAATGCTCTTCGGCTACGCTTGCTTGCCGCTCGCCGGAGAAAGACACCTTAA
- a CDS encoding helix-turn-helix transcriptional regulator, with the protein MKKTKNQKAIDKEIGHLLQEHREALDLTLSQVVGKLGIGTSQLHNYEHGKGTIPLDRLIKIAGIYGVPVGDILEPAIGTVKNPLTPQQWRVALLLPKLTPTALKHVAGVIRTMAGKK; encoded by the coding sequence ATGAAAAAGACGAAAAACCAAAAAGCCATTGACAAGGAGATCGGCCACCTGCTCCAGGAGCACCGGGAGGCTCTTGACCTGACATTGAGTCAGGTGGTGGGAAAACTGGGTATAGGAACCTCGCAACTCCATAATTACGAGCATGGCAAGGGAACCATCCCTCTGGACCGGCTTATAAAGATTGCCGGAATTTACGGCGTACCGGTCGGAGACATTCTAGAGCCTGCCATCGGAACGGTGAAGAACCCTCTGACGCCCCAACAGTGGCGGGTCGCCCTGTTGCTTCCGAAACTAACTCCGACGGCCTTAAAACATGTGGCGGGGGTTATACGGACGATGGCGGGTAAGAAGTGA
- a CDS encoding ankyrin repeat domain-containing protein: MKPITAFLCVQFLLVYAPVTLHAQEDNVLLSDTFWKTATVVDVEAALEGGATPLHFATGYSETPAVVKLLLEHGADIEARSEGGLTPLHVAETGSKHPEVLESLLKNGADPQAKDKKGKTPFERAQDNEDLKDTEVYWLLQESQYH; this comes from the coding sequence ATGAAACCAATAACCGCTTTCCTTTGCGTACAGTTTTTACTGGTCTACGCACCAGTTACACTTCATGCACAAGAGGATAATGTGTTACTAAGTGACACATTTTGGAAGACAGCCACCGTGGTCGATGTAGAGGCTGCTCTTGAGGGTGGTGCTACGCCTTTGCATTTTGCGACAGGCTACAGCGAAACACCAGCGGTGGTAAAACTGCTACTGGAACATGGTGCAGATATAGAGGCCCGTTCTGAGGGTGGTTTAACGCCTCTTCATGTAGCGGAAACAGGGAGCAAACACCCAGAGGTATTGGAATCTTTGCTGAAAAATGGTGCCGATCCGCAAGCGAAGGACAAAAAAGGAAAAACACCTTTTGAGCGGGCACAGGACAATGAAGATCTTAAAGACACCGAAGTCTACTGGTTGCTTCAAGAATCCCAGTATCATTGA
- a CDS encoding CoA ester lyase, with the protein MSDHRPRRSVLYMPGANERALDKARSLPADALILDLEDAVAPDAKEAARNQVAATVRQGGYGAREVVIRINGSDTPWGAADMEMAVSVRPDAILVPKINTPENIRRTSDAMTQVGAETDLPLWVMMETPRAMLNAAAIAHEAESKNARLSVFVMGTNDLVKEIGATHTPERTSVLGALSHCLLAARTSGLCILDGVYNDIKDEAGFEAVCQQGADMGFDGKTLIHPSQIVTCNRIFSPDEQEVSEARAILAAFDKPENAGKGVLSVDGRMVELLHADMARRIVAIADTIAALEGES; encoded by the coding sequence ATGTCAGATCACCGTCCACGCCGGAGTGTGCTTTATATGCCAGGGGCCAACGAAAGAGCGCTAGACAAGGCAAGAAGCTTGCCGGCGGATGCGCTCATTCTTGATTTAGAGGATGCCGTAGCCCCTGATGCTAAGGAAGCTGCCAGAAATCAGGTAGCCGCAACTGTCCGTCAGGGGGGCTATGGAGCACGGGAGGTGGTCATTCGCATTAACGGATCTGATACTCCGTGGGGAGCGGCGGATATGGAGATGGCTGTCTCTGTAAGGCCCGATGCTATTTTAGTGCCAAAAATTAACACCCCCGAAAATATCAGACGTACAAGCGATGCCATGACGCAAGTCGGTGCAGAGACCGACTTGCCACTTTGGGTTATGATGGAAACCCCCCGCGCCATGCTAAACGCCGCGGCCATTGCCCATGAAGCCGAAAGCAAAAATGCGCGACTTTCCGTGTTCGTTATGGGAACCAATGATTTGGTAAAAGAAATAGGGGCCACCCATACGCCGGAGCGCACATCGGTTTTAGGGGCTTTGTCTCATTGCCTGCTGGCAGCACGAACTTCTGGTCTTTGCATTTTGGATGGTGTCTACAATGATATTAAGGATGAAGCAGGATTTGAGGCAGTTTGTCAGCAAGGAGCTGATATGGGGTTTGATGGCAAGACATTAATTCACCCAAGCCAGATCGTCACATGCAACCGCATTTTTTCACCCGATGAACAAGAAGTTTCCGAAGCGCGCGCTATACTGGCAGCTTTTGATAAACCGGAAAACGCAGGCAAGGGTGTGCTGAGTGTTGACGGACGTATGGTAGAATTGCTCCACGCTGACATGGCACGACGCATTGTTGCTATTGCCGATACCATCGCTGCTCTTGAAGGAGAGAGCTAA
- a CDS encoding MaoC family dehydratase, which translates to MTVESTVENKGNFFEDFSVGQEIIHATPRTLTTGDAALYMALFGSRFALQSSDFFAQSLGFSVSPLDDLLIFHVVFGKSVPDVSLNAVANLGYAGGRFLTPVFPGNTLTARSTVIGLRENTNGKTGIVYVNTTGTNQHGEVVLDYARWVMVAKRNPDTPAPEPVIPTLPAAVAASDLRAPEGIDYKRLDASASGSTQLWDDFEAGMKFDHRDGVTVEEAEHMLATRLYQNTARVHFDGFTQKDSRFGRRLIYGGHVISLARALSFNGLSNGFHIAAINAGRHVAPLFAGDTVFAWSEIVDKAPLECRADIGALRVCTRATKNRLCANYPGARDDDTDGLILDFDYWLLMPRR; encoded by the coding sequence ATGACTGTAGAAAGCACTGTAGAGAACAAGGGCAATTTTTTTGAAGATTTTTCTGTGGGTCAGGAAATTATTCATGCCACGCCGCGCACCCTAACCACGGGAGATGCTGCTCTTTATATGGCGCTTTTTGGATCACGTTTTGCGCTACAGTCATCAGATTTTTTTGCACAATCCCTTGGCTTTTCCGTCTCCCCTTTAGATGATTTGTTAATCTTTCATGTGGTGTTTGGCAAAAGCGTGCCGGATGTTTCTCTTAATGCTGTAGCCAATCTGGGTTATGCGGGGGGGCGTTTTTTAACGCCTGTTTTTCCCGGTAATACGCTTACCGCCCGTTCTACGGTTATTGGCTTGAGGGAAAACACAAATGGCAAGACGGGCATCGTTTATGTGAATACCACAGGAACAAATCAGCACGGCGAAGTTGTGTTGGATTATGCACGCTGGGTGATGGTAGCCAAGCGCAATCCTGACACCCCTGCTCCTGAGCCGGTCATCCCCACCCTGCCGGCTGCGGTGGCGGCCTCAGACTTACGTGCGCCGGAAGGCATTGATTACAAGCGCCTTGACGCCAGCGCCTCCGGGAGCACACAATTGTGGGATGACTTTGAGGCAGGCATGAAGTTTGACCATCGGGATGGCGTTACGGTGGAAGAGGCAGAGCATATGTTGGCGACCCGGCTTTATCAAAATACGGCCCGGGTTCATTTTGATGGGTTTACTCAGAAGGATAGCCGGTTTGGTCGCCGTTTGATTTATGGTGGCCATGTGATTTCTTTGGCACGGGCTTTGAGTTTTAATGGTCTATCTAACGGGTTTCACATCGCTGCTATTAACGCAGGGCGTCATGTAGCACCCTTGTTTGCAGGCGATACGGTATTTGCCTGGAGCGAAATAGTTGATAAGGCGCCTCTTGAATGCCGCGCTGATATTGGGGCTTTGCGAGTGTGCACCAGAGCTACAAAAAACCGGCTTTGTGCTAACTATCCGGGTGCACGGGACGACGACACGGATGGTCTCATTCTGGATTTTGACTATTGGCTCCTGATGCCGCGGCGCTGA
- the lepA gene encoding translation elongation factor 4, with protein sequence MNRIRNFSIIAHIDHGKSTLADRLIQLCGGLSDREMTDQVLDSMVLERERGITIKAQTVRLDWREPDGEMFQFNLIDTPGHVDFAYEVNRSLAACEGSLLVVDASQGVEAQTLANVWQALDADHEIIPVLNKIDLPAADAPRVRTQIEDVIGLDASEAIEVSAKTGTGITDVLSAIATRLPPPVGLTDEPLAALLVDSWYDSFLGVVVLVRLMNGILRPGQRVRMMSTGHTYSIDKVGVFRPGKDYVDQLEPGEIGFFTAGIKEVAAARVGDTLTDDVRPAAQSLAGFKPAQPVVFCGMFPVDSAEFENLREAIARLRLNDASFSFEMESSAALGFGFRCGFLGLLHMEIIQERIEREFNIDLVTTAPSVVYRVFLTNGTEMELHSPADMPDVTRIDHIEEPWIRATVLSPEDTLGSVLKLCEERRGRQVNLTWAGTRAMVVYDLPLNEVVFDFYDRLKSVTRGYASFDYQIEGYETGDLVRMGILVNEDPIDALSLIVHRGQAEVRGRAMCEKLKTLIPRHMFKVPIQAAIGGRIIARETLPALRKNVTAKCYGGDATRKRKLLDKQKAGKKKMRRFGSVDIPQEAFIAALRMDDE encoded by the coding sequence ATTAACCGTATCCGCAATTTTTCTATCATTGCCCACATTGACCACGGCAAATCAACGCTGGCAGACAGGCTGATACAATTATGCGGCGGCTTGAGTGACCGGGAAATGACAGATCAGGTTCTGGACAGCATGGTTCTGGAGCGTGAACGGGGTATCACCATCAAGGCTCAAACGGTGCGTCTTGATTGGCGCGAACCTGATGGTGAAATGTTTCAGTTTAATCTCATTGATACACCGGGCCATGTTGATTTTGCTTATGAAGTCAACCGTTCTCTTGCCGCCTGTGAGGGGTCGCTGTTGGTAGTTGATGCCAGTCAGGGTGTAGAGGCTCAGACATTAGCCAATGTTTGGCAGGCTCTTGATGCAGACCATGAAATTATTCCGGTGTTGAACAAAATCGATTTGCCTGCCGCCGACGCTCCTCGTGTTCGCACCCAAATTGAAGACGTCATAGGACTGGATGCCTCAGAAGCCATTGAAGTTTCCGCCAAGACCGGTACAGGCATTACAGACGTGTTGTCAGCGATTGCCACGCGATTGCCCCCGCCGGTGGGTTTAACCGATGAACCTCTGGCGGCTTTGTTGGTAGATAGTTGGTATGATTCTTTTCTAGGAGTCGTGGTGTTAGTGCGGCTGATGAACGGTATTTTGCGGCCCGGACAACGGGTGCGCATGATGTCTACGGGCCATACTTATAGTATAGATAAAGTTGGTGTGTTTAGACCGGGAAAAGACTATGTAGACCAGCTGGAGCCGGGAGAGATTGGTTTTTTCACGGCAGGTATAAAGGAGGTAGCCGCCGCACGGGTGGGGGATACGCTGACCGATGATGTCAGACCGGCAGCGCAATCGTTAGCAGGGTTCAAACCGGCACAGCCTGTTGTGTTTTGTGGCATGTTTCCTGTCGACTCGGCAGAGTTTGAAAATCTGCGCGAGGCCATTGCCCGCTTGCGTTTGAATGATGCAAGTTTTTCCTTTGAAATGGAAAGCAGTGCGGCGCTGGGGTTTGGGTTTCGATGTGGTTTTTTAGGGTTGTTGCATATGGAAATTATTCAAGAGCGCATTGAACGGGAGTTCAACATTGACCTTGTCACCACAGCGCCCAGTGTTGTCTATCGGGTATTTCTTACCAATGGCACAGAAATGGAACTCCACAGCCCTGCCGATATGCCCGATGTAACGCGCATTGACCATATTGAAGAGCCATGGATACGGGCAACAGTATTATCGCCGGAGGATACGCTGGGCTCAGTTCTTAAATTGTGTGAGGAGCGCCGCGGACGACAGGTTAATCTCACATGGGCCGGAACCCGCGCCATGGTTGTTTATGATTTACCACTCAATGAGGTGGTGTTTGATTTTTATGACAGGCTTAAATCTGTCACTCGGGGTTATGCCAGTTTTGACTATCAGATAGAGGGTTATGAGACGGGAGATTTAGTGCGGATGGGCATTTTGGTGAACGAAGACCCTATAGATGCTTTAAGCCTCATTGTACATCGCGGTCAGGCAGAGGTTAGGGGACGGGCCATGTGCGAAAAACTAAAAACGCTTATTCCACGTCACATGTTTAAGGTGCCGATACAGGCAGCGATTGGGGGGCGTATTATTGCCAGAGAGACTCTGCCGGCGCTACGTAAGAATGTAACCGCCAAATGTTATGGTGGCGACGCTACCCGCAAGCGCAAACTTTTGGACAAGCAAAAAGCGGGCAAGAAGAAAATGCGCCGTTTTGGAAGCGTGGATATTCCCCAAGAGGCCTTTATTGCCGCCCTCAGGATGGACGACGAGTAG
- the pheT gene encoding phenylalanine--tRNA ligase subunit beta, with protein MKIPLSWLHDHLDSTAGLETISETLTALGLEVESLYNPAEELRPFTIAYVRETKPHPNADRLQVCKVETLVEGKAQTVQLVCGAPNARTGMKGVFASPGSFIPGTAVHLKPATIRGVASHGMLCSEREMGLSDEHDGIIEVDSALEVGTPFADAMGLNDPVIEVTITPNRPDCLGIRGIARDLAAAGLGTLKPLVTPPLSSGFDGSTGIGLEFTLETERACPLFAGCIVRGVKNRASPQWMQRRLQAVGLRPLNALVDITNYIAHDRARPLHVYDVAKLNGDVRARLGQAGESFTALDGKNYAVDETMCVIADNSGVLGLGGIMGGEASGVSEATTEVLVESAWFDPVRTAQTGRRLGIDSEARRRFERGVDPASVEEGCQSAAAMIVEFCGGEVSRLIMAQTESAPLEAAPVLFQPDHVNRLTGIDVPEIRTQEILTALAFTVVRPDGSKDAPWQVTPPSFRPDIVGSADLVEEVIRVYGVNDVPSTPLKRGEGVARPILTVQQKQIRAARRHLAGRGMVEAVTWAFIPENHALLCANLRDAEDTEKNGTLRLLNPISREMSAMRPGLLPGLIAAAGRNGARGFNDVALFEVGSQFSMHYQNTQCLAIAGLRRGTAVMEGTGRNWRKSLTHVSVYDAKADALAALMTMGAPVAQVRVFSDAAPDYYHPGRSGALHLGAKICLGWFGEVHPRILKAMDVDGPVVAFEIFPEVLPTSRQRRGRARGALAASDFQMVKRDFAFIVDSNLPAGQILNAVRQADKTLISNVVLFDVFEGAGIEADKKSLAVEVTLQPRHETLTDDTISGVSEKIIAEAGKLGAVLRTATR; from the coding sequence ATGAAAATACCTTTGAGTTGGCTCCATGATCATCTAGACAGCACCGCTGGTCTGGAGACTATATCAGAAACATTAACCGCTTTGGGGTTGGAGGTTGAAAGTCTGTATAATCCGGCTGAAGAGTTGCGACCCTTCACCATTGCCTATGTTCGCGAGACTAAACCTCACCCAAATGCAGACCGGCTTCAGGTATGCAAGGTAGAAACCCTTGTTGAAGGTAAGGCACAAACGGTTCAGCTGGTATGTGGCGCACCCAATGCACGAACAGGCATGAAGGGAGTTTTCGCCTCGCCCGGCTCTTTTATACCCGGTACAGCAGTGCACTTGAAGCCTGCTACCATCAGGGGTGTTGCCTCTCATGGCATGTTGTGTTCAGAACGTGAAATGGGGTTGTCCGACGAGCATGATGGCATCATCGAAGTAGACAGTGCCCTTGAGGTTGGTACGCCTTTTGCGGATGCCATGGGTTTAAACGATCCGGTTATTGAGGTGACCATCACGCCTAACCGTCCGGACTGTCTTGGCATTAGAGGGATTGCACGAGACTTGGCAGCGGCGGGTCTGGGAACGTTAAAGCCTCTTGTAACGCCACCCTTGTCGTCAGGATTTGACGGATCAACTGGCATCGGCCTTGAATTCACTCTGGAGACAGAACGGGCGTGCCCCTTGTTTGCTGGTTGTATTGTAAGGGGCGTGAAAAATAGAGCCTCTCCCCAATGGATGCAACGCCGTTTACAGGCAGTTGGACTGCGCCCGCTTAATGCGTTGGTAGATATTACCAATTACATCGCTCATGACCGCGCACGGCCCTTGCACGTATATGATGTAGCCAAACTAAACGGAGATGTACGAGCACGGCTGGGGCAGGCTGGAGAAAGTTTTACGGCACTGGATGGTAAAAATTATGCTGTTGATGAAACCATGTGCGTGATTGCTGATAATAGCGGCGTGTTAGGGTTGGGCGGTATTATGGGGGGTGAGGCATCAGGTGTATCTGAAGCCACAACGGAAGTGCTTGTTGAAAGTGCGTGGTTTGATCCGGTCCGTACGGCTCAGACAGGGCGGCGGCTTGGTATTGATTCCGAGGCACGCCGGCGATTTGAGCGGGGCGTTGACCCGGCCTCCGTTGAGGAGGGGTGTCAAAGTGCGGCGGCAATGATTGTAGAGTTTTGTGGTGGCGAGGTGAGTCGGCTCATAATGGCACAAACGGAGAGTGCGCCGTTGGAAGCCGCACCGGTACTGTTTCAGCCTGATCATGTGAACCGCTTGACGGGGATTGATGTACCGGAGATCAGGACACAAGAGATATTGACGGCACTGGCTTTTACCGTAGTACGCCCTGATGGAAGCAAAGATGCACCATGGCAGGTAACTCCTCCATCTTTCCGGCCTGATATTGTTGGTAGCGCTGACCTTGTTGAAGAGGTTATTCGTGTTTACGGGGTGAATGATGTGCCCTCAACGCCTCTGAAGAGAGGAGAAGGTGTTGCGCGCCCAATTCTAACCGTGCAACAAAAACAAATACGGGCAGCGCGGCGTCACCTAGCCGGTCGCGGCATGGTAGAGGCTGTTACGTGGGCTTTTATTCCTGAAAACCATGCTTTGTTATGCGCCAACCTGAGAGATGCAGAGGACACAGAGAAGAATGGAACTTTACGTCTTCTTAATCCCATATCCAGAGAAATGTCTGCTATGAGGCCCGGGCTGTTGCCCGGGCTAATTGCGGCAGCCGGACGTAATGGGGCACGCGGTTTTAATGATGTGGCACTTTTTGAGGTGGGCTCTCAGTTTAGTATGCACTATCAAAACACACAATGTTTGGCGATCGCGGGTCTCCGGCGGGGAACAGCCGTTATGGAGGGCACAGGGCGCAATTGGCGCAAATCCTTAACGCATGTATCTGTTTATGATGCTAAGGCTGATGCTCTTGCCGCTTTGATGACCATGGGTGCACCGGTAGCACAGGTCAGAGTTTTTAGCGATGCCGCACCCGATTATTATCATCCCGGCCGTTCCGGTGCGTTGCATCTGGGGGCAAAAATATGCTTGGGCTGGTTTGGTGAAGTACATCCTCGCATCCTGAAAGCGATGGATGTAGACGGTCCTGTTGTAGCCTTTGAGATTTTTCCGGAAGTCCTCCCCACATCTCGCCAACGGCGTGGACGCGCGCGCGGTGCTTTGGCCGCCTCAGATTTCCAGATGGTCAAAAGAGACTTCGCTTTTATTGTGGATAGCAACTTACCTGCCGGACAGATTTTGAATGCGGTGCGTCAGGCTGATAAAACCCTCATCAGCAATGTTGTACTGTTTGATGTTTTTGAGGGTGCGGGTATTGAAGCAGACAAAAAATCTCTTGCTGTTGAGGTAACACTGCAGCCACGCCATGAAACCCTGACAGATGATACCATTTCCGGTGTCTCTGAAAAAATTATCGCTGAAGCGGGCAAACTGGGTGCGGTATTGCGCACGGCTACTCGCTGA
- the pheS gene encoding phenylalanine--tRNA ligase subunit alpha, whose product MTTQAEMDLAALDDLEREFLDSIAAADDEPTLEDVRLQVLGRKGRVPALMKQLGAMEEEARIEAASRLNALKTLLGDAINTRRTALHNAALEERLTKEALDTSLPVDFGALGEGRVHPVSQVSEEIVAIFADMGFNVEEGPEVETDYYNFTALNISASHPARDMHDTFYLSGEDDSNRRLLRTHTSPVQVRAMEAGEPPFRFIAPGRVYRRDSDQTHTPMFHQVEGLVIDKGIHMGHLKWTLESFLQAFFETEDVHLRFRPSYFPFTEPSIEVDVRCQRRGDELHIGIGDDWMEILGCGMVHPAVLENCAANAAQPWSDGEGIGDWQGFAFGMGIDRLAMLKYGIPDLRTFFDADWRWLKHYGFLPLDMPDLAGGLSS is encoded by the coding sequence ATGACAACACAGGCGGAAATGGATCTGGCCGCCTTGGATGATCTGGAACGAGAGTTCCTTGATTCTATTGCAGCCGCTGATGATGAACCAACGCTGGAGGATGTGCGACTTCAGGTGTTGGGGCGTAAGGGGCGTGTGCCGGCTTTAATGAAACAGTTGGGCGCTATGGAGGAGGAGGCACGTATTGAGGCGGCCTCTCGCTTGAATGCGCTTAAAACATTGCTTGGCGATGCTATAAATACCCGCCGGACAGCGCTCCATAATGCGGCTCTTGAAGAGAGATTAACAAAAGAAGCGTTGGATACAAGCCTGCCGGTAGATTTCGGAGCTCTTGGTGAGGGGCGTGTACATCCGGTCTCTCAGGTGAGCGAAGAGATTGTCGCTATCTTCGCTGATATGGGATTTAACGTTGAAGAAGGACCGGAAGTTGAAACAGACTATTATAATTTCACGGCGCTAAACATTTCTGCCAGTCACCCGGCGCGGGATATGCATGATACGTTTTATCTGTCAGGAGAAGATGATAGTAACCGGCGGTTGTTGCGTACTCATACGAGTCCAGTTCAGGTACGGGCTATGGAGGCGGGAGAACCACCGTTTCGATTTATTGCGCCGGGACGGGTTTATCGTCGCGATTCTGACCAAACCCACACGCCTATGTTTCATCAGGTGGAAGGGCTGGTTATTGATAAAGGAATTCACATGGGTCACCTTAAGTGGACGTTAGAATCTTTCCTGCAGGCTTTTTTTGAAACGGAGGATGTGCATTTACGGTTTCGTCCCAGCTATTTTCCCTTCACGGAACCATCTATAGAGGTGGACGTACGCTGTCAGAGACGAGGCGATGAATTGCATATCGGCATAGGCGACGACTGGATGGAGATATTGGGTTGTGGCATGGTGCATCCGGCAGTGCTGGAAAATTGCGCCGCCAATGCGGCACAGCCATGGTCTGACGGAGAAGGAATCGGAGACTGGCAGGGCTTTGCTTTTGGCATGGGCATAGACCGGCTGGCCATGTTGAAATATGGCATTCCTGATTTGCGCACTTTTTTTGATGCCGACTGGCGTTGGTTAAAACATTACGGCTTTTTACCGTTAGATATGCCCGATCTCGCTGGTGGTCTTTCTTCATGA
- the rplT gene encoding 50S ribosomal protein L20, with the protein MSRVKKGVTAHARHRKVIKSAKSYYGRRKNTFRIARQAVDRAGQYAYRDRRTRKRNFRALWIQRINAAARAHGLTYGRFIHGLSRAGIEVDRKMLAELAVREPDAFQVLAVKATAALD; encoded by the coding sequence ATGTCACGTGTGAAAAAAGGGGTGACGGCCCACGCCCGCCACCGTAAAGTTATCAAATCGGCCAAAAGCTACTACGGGCGGCGCAAGAACACATTTAGGATTGCGCGTCAGGCAGTAGACCGTGCCGGACAATATGCCTATCGGGACCGTCGGACTCGAAAGCGCAATTTTCGGGCTTTGTGGATTCAGCGTATTAACGCGGCGGCCCGGGCACACGGATTGACTTATGGGCGGTTCATTCATGGCCTCAGCCGTGCGGGGATAGAAGTAGACCGCAAGATGCTGGCAGAGCTGGCCGTGCGTGAACCGGATGCGTTTCAGGTTCTGGCGGTGAAAGCGACGGCAGCTCTGGATTGA
- the rpmI gene encoding 50S ribosomal protein L35: MPKLKTKSGAKKRFRFTASGKVRSAQANKRHGMIKRSGRQLRTQRGTTIMKECDTPVVRNYMPYG; encoded by the coding sequence ATGCCCAAACTTAAGACTAAAAGCGGCGCTAAAAAGCGATTCCGCTTTACGGCGAGTGGAAAAGTACGCTCCGCTCAGGCCAACAAGCGTCACGGCATGATTAAACGCTCCGGACGACAATTGCGGACCCAACGCGGCACTACCATCATGAAGGAATGTGACACGCCCGTGGTGCGCAACTATATGCCCTACGGTTGA